Proteins encoded by one window of Streptomyces clavuligerus:
- a CDS encoding sugar transferase, translating to MQQGGLVNPFPSARGRLANGAFNQPAIDWEERYRRTVIISDTVATAFVVAAIGNFFGARDAANWHEKWGILAFGTELLVLGALAVNRSWTPAVLGQGAEEFRRLSRAVFTAAVVLALGGIALTSRNIKLWIFVAIPAIALVTMTERYLLRLRLHKQRKEGRCLRPVLAAGSPATVQDLIARARKFPHLGWRVDAVCTTDGLGPDGDQLDGVPVIGRLADVASHVRRDGYRVVAVTPDPHWSPDRLQRLAWNLEGSDAEMVVAPVLMEVAGPRLHVDAVLGIPLLRVSMPAFTGGRRAVKAVVDRLGAAVLLLLFAPLMLLVGVLVLTDSRGGAFYRQRRVGKDGREFTILKFRTMVAGADGARAGLADRNEGAGLLFKLRRDPRVTRVGAVLRRYSIDELPQLLNVLTGSMSLVGPRPPLPEESAAYGPDIRRRLLVKPGLTGLWQISGRSDLPWEEAVRLDLRYVEDWSLALDAVILWKTLRAVVYGQGAY from the coding sequence GTGCAACAGGGGGGATTAGTCAACCCGTTTCCGTCAGCGCGCGGGCGTCTGGCGAACGGGGCGTTCAACCAGCCCGCGATCGATTGGGAAGAGCGGTACCGCCGTACCGTGATCATCAGCGATACCGTGGCCACCGCCTTCGTGGTGGCGGCGATCGGCAATTTCTTCGGGGCCCGTGACGCGGCCAACTGGCACGAGAAATGGGGAATTCTCGCCTTCGGCACCGAACTGCTGGTGCTGGGAGCGCTCGCGGTGAACCGCTCATGGACTCCTGCCGTCCTCGGTCAGGGGGCCGAGGAATTCCGCAGGCTCAGCCGCGCGGTGTTCACGGCGGCCGTCGTTCTGGCGCTCGGCGGGATCGCCCTCACCTCGCGGAACATCAAACTCTGGATCTTCGTCGCGATTCCCGCGATCGCCCTCGTCACCATGACCGAGCGCTATCTGCTCCGCCTCCGGCTGCACAAACAGCGCAAGGAAGGACGGTGTCTGCGACCGGTGCTCGCCGCCGGGAGCCCGGCCACCGTGCAGGACCTGATCGCCAGGGCCCGCAAGTTCCCGCACCTCGGCTGGCGGGTGGACGCGGTGTGCACGACGGACGGCCTCGGCCCGGACGGCGACCAACTGGACGGCGTGCCGGTCATCGGCAGGCTGGCGGACGTCGCCAGCCACGTCCGCCGCGACGGCTATCGCGTCGTCGCGGTCACACCGGACCCGCACTGGTCGCCCGACCGGCTGCAACGCCTGGCGTGGAACCTCGAAGGCAGCGACGCCGAGATGGTGGTGGCCCCCGTCCTGATGGAGGTGGCCGGGCCGCGGCTGCATGTCGACGCGGTGCTCGGCATCCCGCTGCTGCGGGTCAGCATGCCCGCCTTCACCGGGGGCCGCCGGGCGGTCAAGGCCGTCGTCGACCGGCTGGGCGCGGCGGTCCTGCTGCTGCTGTTCGCGCCGCTGATGCTGCTCGTCGGAGTGCTCGTCCTGACGGACAGCCGGGGCGGCGCGTTCTACCGCCAGCGCAGGGTCGGCAAGGACGGCCGCGAGTTCACCATCCTCAAGTTCCGCACCATGGTCGCCGGAGCCGACGGGGCCCGCGCCGGGCTGGCCGACCGCAACGAGGGCGCCGGGCTGCTGTTCAAACTCCGCCGGGACCCGCGGGTGACCCGGGTGGGAGCGGTACTGCGCCGGTACTCGATCGACGAGCTCCCGCAGCTCCTCAACGTGCTCACCGGATCGATGTCGCTCGTCGGCCCGCGGCCCCCGCTCCCCGAGGAGTCCGCCGCGTACGGCCCGGACATCCGGCGGCGGCTGCTGGTCAAACCCGGGCTCACCGGCCTGTGGCAGATCAGCGGACGCAGCGACCTGCCCTGGGAGG